Within Claveliimonas bilis, the genomic segment TGATAAAATCAGACACACAAAGAGACATTTCGGACAGTGCCCGCACCATTTATCCTCTTTGCTCCCCGCATTGCAGCTTCGGAAAATATCGTGAAACTCCCGGCATTTTGCAAAATACCCGGCAATCTGAAACTCACTTAACGGGCGCAGCATACTGAAGTAATATGTTCCGCTTCCGATATATTCTGCCTCATAGTCATGAAATGCCTTCTCAAAACGAAAACTCTTGGAATACTGGTGATTTACCGTGCTTCCCTCCACCGTGCTTTCATTAGCGCTGGATTCATTGGAAAGGACAATATATTTTTTCCCTTCCATATATGCTGCGATCGTTGCAGAAAATGCTACAATTGCCGAAAAAGGCGTATGGCCGTTCAGATACCCCTGCTTATTCAGCTCCAGCATGTTTTTATCCAGCGTCCGCTTTACGCAGCACATCTGCGCTTCTCCATAGCCGGCTCTTTCTACCGTTTTCAGTGTCGCTCCCCTGGGATTGATAATATAACAGCAGTTTGTCTCCTTTTCTCCTTTCAGAAGCGAAAGAGTTACGGCAGAATCCTTTCCTCCTCCGACAGGCACAAGGCATCCTTCCAGCCGGCGGTCAGATAAAGCGTCGGCGCTGATTTCCTGCCCTGCAGAAACAATTTCCATAAAATCTTCCTGATTCTCACTGATTCCATTTGTATAGTAAAATTCTCCCAGTCCGTTAAAATACAGATCCTTCCACCACAGGATCTGCTCCGCCGTCAAAGCCCCGGCTTCCACGATCACTTTCGGCGGGCAGGCGATCTTCCAGTAGCTGATCAGCTCTACCATACCCAGGGAAAATGCCAGATTACGAAATGTACTGTCATCAGCATACTTTCTATTCTCCTCATCTTTTTTGGGAAATTCCCAGGTGGGATGAAAAGAGGACAGGCCCGGGATTTCGAAATCATATTCCAGGCATATCCTCTCTTTTTCTTCTTTTATCTGATACCCGTGATAAATAAATTCCGGGTAATCTTTACGCAGTTGTGTATATGAAAACATTATGATACCTTCCTTGTATATGTTCTTCTGTATATATTATCTCATTTTCAGCGTTTTCTCAAGTCATTCCAGGTCTTTGGGGAAAATGTCACTTTTCCCGGAAAGAAAATAATTGACAATTTCACCTTTCCATGATAAAGTTTCTATAAACCAGTGAAGAAGAGTAAGTACTTTTTGACATTTGTCTCACAGAGAGCTGCAGGCGGTGGGATTGCGGCAGATCAAACCAAAAAGGAATGGGCTTCTGAGGGCGAGCGGAATACAGTAGTATGCAAGCCGGAGAGAGAACTCCGTTATCAAAGACAGCATATGTCAGTATGCATGAGAGGATGTTTTACATCAAGCCGGGTGGCACCGCAGGAGTTTTATCATTGATTTTTCAGTATAACAAGCTCTTGTCCCTGCATTTTATCTGCAGGGGCAGGAGCTTTTTTTCTTCTCTCCCTGCAGAAAAGCATCATCACATTTCAAGTTTATTTTATTCAGAAAGGAGAACAGACACATGGAAAAGAAAATCCCTTACAAAATTTATCTGGAAGAAAGCGAAATGCCAAAAGAATGGTACAACGTCAGAGCTGATATGACAAACAAACCGGCTCCCCTTTTAAATCCCGGGACTTTAAAACCAATGACTGCCGAAGAACTGGGCACTGTATTTTGTGAGGAACTGGTAAAACAGGAACTGGACAATGACAACCGCTATATTCCTATTCCGCAGAAAATTCAGGATTTTTATAAAATGTACCGTCCCGCTCCCCTGGTAAGAGCTTATTGCCTGGAAGAAAAACTCCAGACTCCCGCAAAAATCTACTACAAATTTGAGGGCAATAATACAAGCGGAAGCCACAAGTTAAATTCTGCCATCGCCCAGGCATTTTATGCCAAAGACCAGGGACTGAAAGGCGTGACAACAGAAACCGGCGCCGGGCAGTGGGGAACCGCTCTTTCCATGGCATGTTCCTACCTGGATCTGGACTGCAAGGTATTTATGGTTAAATGTTCCTATGAGCAGAAACCGTTCCGCCGGGAAGTCATGCGGACCTACGGCGCGTCCGTCACTCCCTCCCCTTCGGAAACAACAGAAATCGGACGCAAAATCCTCTCTGAACATCCAGGCACATCCGGAAGCCTTGGCTGTGCCATTTCTGAGGCAGTAGAGGTTGCTACACATACAGACGGATACCGCTATGTCCTGGGAAGCGTGCTGAATCAGGTACTGCTCCACCAGTCCATCATTGGAATGGAGACCAAGATCGCCATGGATAAATACGGCATTAAACCAGACATCATTATCGGGTGCGCCGGCGGCGGTTCCAACTTGGGCGGATTGATTTCACCATTTATGGGAGAAAAGCTGCGGGGCGAAGCGGATTACCAGTTTATCGCAGTAGAACCGGCCTCTTGCCCCAGCCTCACAAGAGGCGTATACGCATACGATTTCTGCGATACCGGAATGGTTTGTCCTCTTGCAAAAATGTACACTCTCGGAAGCGGATTCATTCCTTCTCCCAATCACGCCGGCGGCCTTCGCTATCACGGCATGAGCTCTATTTTGTCACAGCTTTACCATGACGGCTACATGGAAGCCCGCTCTGTAGAGCAGACCTCTATCTTCGCCGCTGCCGAACAGTTCGCACGGGTAGAAGGAATCCTTCCTGCACCTGAAAGCAGTCACGCTATCCGCGTTGCCATTGATGAGGCAATGAAATGTAAAGAAACCGGAGAAGAAAAAACCATTCTCTTCGGGCTTACAGGTACCGGATATTTTGATATGGTTGCATATGAAAAATACCACAACGGGCAGATGAGCGACTACATTCCGACCGACGCTGACCTTCAAATCGGATTCGACGGGATTCCGAAATTCCCGGGAAATGAGATCAAATAGACAAAAAACGTCCCCAACTATGGATTTTCTCTTCATAGTTGGGGACATCTTCTTTCTTCTACACTGCAGCCAGCGTTTTCAATCCATCCAGGATTTCTTTTTCCACATCGAGTGAAAAACCATCCACACTCAGCGTCTGTTCCTTTGTCACGCCGTCCACGCTTCCCATATTTACGATCAGGGAGAGATACTCTTTGATTTCGGAAAACCCGGGTAAAACTTTTGTTCCGGTCATTTTCTGAATATAGGCTGCGATTGCATATGCACCCCAGTTGGAAACCGTCGCAATGACCAGAGTGTCTACCTTCACTTTACAGGGAACAAGTTCCAGTTTACCGGAAATAACCTCTTTTAAATTGCCCATGCCAATCTCATTTCCGCCGTCGCCCACTCCAAATGTCGGGATTCCCTGCTTTCTTGCCTGAATAAACAGCCAGTCTGTCCGGGCTGTATATTCTTTAATGCTGACTCCGCGCATGTTGGCATAATCATTCTTTACATTTCGGCCGCAGCGCTCAATGGAAATCAGTGCTGTCGGTGCAAATTTCTCCAACAACGCCTCATACTTTTCTGCTCCATCCTCTACATCGACATAACATACTTCCAGATCTGCCGCTTCAAAAAATCCCCGGCAAAATTCATCTGTGATAATAACCGGATAAAAACCCTGTTTTTCCAATGCTTTTGCCAATACAACCGTCCCAAGAGGTCCATCTGTTTCCGCATGTCCCGCTACATAAAATCCGGTCGTTAAAAGGATCGTCCCTTTTTCCAACTCCAGAATCCTTCTTGCAGCCTGTCTGCAGTAATCCCTGGACATGTAGCTGCGTAGCACCGTCATTCCCCGTTTCGAATGGCGAAGTACTACATCTTCGATTGTTTCACTTTTTACCTGCGCTGCCGCTCCCAATTGCATCTCTTCCTTTCTGTTATCATTTCTTCTGTCATTCAGGCGCCGGCTTAAAATGAATGCGCCTGTCTCTGGCCTACGATTTTTTCAAGAGGAACGATCTCTATTCCCTCCTGCACCAGGGTTTTCCTGATCTTTTCCACAAAAGCCAATGCCTTTTCCCCATCGCCGTGGACACAGATGGAATCCGCCTGCACTTCGATGTCTTTTCCTGTAATGGCCGTTACTTTTCCTTCTTTTATCATACGGACAACTCTTTCAATTGCTTCTTCCTCATTTGTGATCATTGCGCCCGGCCTGCTTCTTGCCACCAGTGAACCGTCTTCTTCGTAAGCCCGGTCTGCAAAAACCTCTTTCGCTGACCGAAGCCCGGTCTTTTCAGCCGCCTTCAACATTTCACTGCCGGACAGTCCCAGAAGGATAAGCCCGGGATCTACTTCATAAATCCCCTCGCAAATAGCTTCTGCCAGTTTTGCATCCTTCCCTGCCATGTTGTACATAGCCCCATGAGGCTTTACATGCCGCACCGACATTCCCTGTGCCTTTGCAATAGCCTGAAGCGCTCCTACCTGATACTGCACCATCGCTTTTACTTCTGCAGGAGAAGCTGAAAGATTTCTTCTTCCAAACCCAACCAGATCAGGATAACCTGGATGCGCTCCCACAGATACCTGATTTTCCTTTGCCAGCGCTACTGTCTTCATCATAACAAGCGGATCTGATGCATGAAAACCGCAGGCTATATTCGCAGATGAAATAAAGGGGATCACTTCCTCATCCATCCCGCACTTATAATTTCCGAAACTTTCTCCAAGGTCACAGTTTAAATCTACAAAATACATCGTTTCTTCCTCGTTTCACTCTGATTTAATACTTAAGCTCTACATTCTTTATGTCTGTGATCAGCATATGCCCTGGTGAATGTGTGATAACAATCTCCGGTTTTACATTCATAACAACATTCTGGGGCGTAACGCCGCAAGGCCAGAATACCGGAACCTCTCCTTCTTTGATGGTAACATCATCTCCAAAATCCGGTTTATGGATATCTGAAATGCCGATCACTGACGGATCCCCGATATGGATAGGGGCGCCATGCACCCTCGGCATCTCTCCGGTTACCAGCACCGCTTTCACTACCTGATCGTAAGGCATGGGCCGCATGCTCACCACCATGTTGCCTTTAAAAATTCCCGCCGGAGTACAGGGAATATTTGTCTTAAACATAGGGACATTGCAGTGTTCTTCAATCTGCCGCACCGGAACGCCCACATCCAGAAGCCCTGATTCAAAAGAAAAGCTGCATCCTATCAGAAAACTGACAAAGTCATCCTGCCAAAACTCCTCCACATTTGTATATTCTCCTGCCAGCTCTCCTTTTCTGTAAATTCTGTATTTCGGAATATCTCTGGCAATGTCCACATCTTTTGCAATATAATGAAGCTGCCTGCTTCCCACATCACTGACTTCCAGAACCGGGCAGGATTT encodes:
- a CDS encoding DUF4392 domain-containing protein; translated protein: MGAAAQVKSETIEDVVLRHSKRGMTVLRSYMSRDYCRQAARRILELEKGTILLTTGFYVAGHAETDGPLGTVVLAKALEKQGFYPVIITDEFCRGFFEAADLEVCYVDVEDGAEKYEALLEKFAPTALISIERCGRNVKNDYANMRGVSIKEYTARTDWLFIQARKQGIPTFGVGDGGNEIGMGNLKEVISGKLELVPCKVKVDTLVIATVSNWGAYAIAAYIQKMTGTKVLPGFSEIKEYLSLIVNMGSVDGVTKEQTLSVDGFSLDVEKEILDGLKTLAAV
- a CDS encoding LamB/YcsF family protein, which encodes MYFVDLNCDLGESFGNYKCGMDEEVIPFISSANIACGFHASDPLVMMKTVALAKENQVSVGAHPGYPDLVGFGRRNLSASPAEVKAMVQYQVGALQAIAKAQGMSVRHVKPHGAMYNMAGKDAKLAEAICEGIYEVDPGLILLGLSGSEMLKAAEKTGLRSAKEVFADRAYEEDGSLVARSRPGAMITNEEEAIERVVRMIKEGKVTAITGKDIEVQADSICVHGDGEKALAFVEKIRKTLVQEGIEIVPLEKIVGQRQAHSF
- a CDS encoding TrpB-like pyridoxal phosphate-dependent enzyme produces the protein MEKKIPYKIYLEESEMPKEWYNVRADMTNKPAPLLNPGTLKPMTAEELGTVFCEELVKQELDNDNRYIPIPQKIQDFYKMYRPAPLVRAYCLEEKLQTPAKIYYKFEGNNTSGSHKLNSAIAQAFYAKDQGLKGVTTETGAGQWGTALSMACSYLDLDCKVFMVKCSYEQKPFRREVMRTYGASVTPSPSETTEIGRKILSEHPGTSGSLGCAISEAVEVATHTDGYRYVLGSVLNQVLLHQSIIGMETKIAMDKYGIKPDIIIGCAGGGSNLGGLISPFMGEKLRGEADYQFIAVEPASCPSLTRGVYAYDFCDTGMVCPLAKMYTLGSGFIPSPNHAGGLRYHGMSSILSQLYHDGYMEARSVEQTSIFAAAEQFARVEGILPAPESSHAIRVAIDEAMKCKETGEEKTILFGLTGTGYFDMVAYEKYHNGQMSDYIPTDADLQIGFDGIPKFPGNEIK
- a CDS encoding putative hydro-lyase, with protein sequence MDYSTMTPAQARALIREEKITGQTSGMCAGYAQANLVILPKDLAYDFLLFTQRNPKSCPVLEVSDVGSRQLHYIAKDVDIARDIPKYRIYRKGELAGEYTNVEEFWQDDFVSFLIGCSFSFESGLLDVGVPVRQIEEHCNVPMFKTNIPCTPAGIFKGNMVVSMRPMPYDQVVKAVLVTGEMPRVHGAPIHIGDPSVIGISDIHKPDFGDDVTIKEGEVPVFWPCGVTPQNVVMNVKPEIVITHSPGHMLITDIKNVELKY